A stretch of the Paenibacillus dendritiformis genome encodes the following:
- a CDS encoding phosphopantetheine-binding protein yields the protein MMELSKKMKLLEELLEVEAGEINADTLLDDIESWDSMAKLSLIVMMEEECKKPLSGDTIRSFTSVQDILDYMD from the coding sequence ATGATGGAACTCAGTAAAAAAATGAAATTATTAGAGGAATTGCTGGAGGTGGAGGCGGGAGAAATTAATGCCGACACGCTGTTGGATGATATTGAGAGCTGGGACTCCATGGCCAAGCTATCATTAATTGTGATGATGGAGGAAGAATGCAAGAAACCTCTTTCGGGTGATACGATCCGCTCATTTACATCTGTTCAAGATATTCTCGATTATATGGATTAA
- a CDS encoding 3-oxoacyl-ACP synthase III family protein, which translates to MLLSKFNNLQIAGIACATPTQEVTAEELYEKFGKDVVEKTIKMVGVKRSRQSTRKQLSSDLGYVAARAILQTKQIDPSSIGVLLYVTQTPDYRVPATASILHQRLGLTVDCAAMDINLGCSGFIYGVHSACSLLTSLNCERALCIVGDTSSKLGSQEDRVSSLLFGDGTAAILIEKSVQARSIEIALRSDGSRYDAIMIPNGAFRAMTLTPEELALGHRSYAYPIMKGTDVFNFSITDIPKHIHEFLLGQNKSISDYDCLALHQANLFMLQQIAKRVKASPEQLLVSIDRYGNTSGASIPLSLVDRYGAQDRGEIQALMSGFGVGLSWGVMSASLLAENILPMIYTDEFYDDPALNVQE; encoded by the coding sequence ATGCTACTCAGTAAGTTCAATAACTTACAAATTGCCGGCATTGCGTGTGCAACACCAACGCAGGAAGTTACCGCAGAAGAACTATATGAGAAGTTTGGCAAGGACGTTGTGGAAAAAACCATCAAAATGGTAGGCGTTAAACGTTCACGCCAATCAACTCGCAAGCAACTCTCTTCCGATTTGGGCTATGTCGCTGCAAGAGCAATATTACAAACGAAACAGATTGACCCCTCAAGCATTGGCGTGTTGCTCTATGTAACACAGACACCGGATTACAGGGTGCCAGCAACCGCCTCCATTTTACACCAGCGTTTAGGTCTAACCGTTGACTGTGCGGCAATGGATATTAACTTGGGCTGCTCCGGGTTCATCTATGGCGTGCACAGTGCTTGTTCACTCTTAACCAGCTTAAATTGTGAGCGTGCCCTGTGCATCGTCGGGGATACATCCAGCAAGCTGGGCTCGCAAGAAGACCGCGTATCTTCCTTGTTGTTCGGGGATGGAACGGCAGCCATTCTCATTGAAAAATCCGTACAGGCCCGCTCGATCGAAATCGCTTTGCGTTCAGATGGCAGCAGATATGATGCGATTATGATACCGAATGGTGCATTTCGAGCCATGACCTTAACTCCTGAAGAACTCGCTCTTGGCCACAGAAGTTATGCTTATCCGATTATGAAGGGCACGGATGTATTCAACTTCAGTATCACGGATATCCCTAAGCATATCCATGAGTTTTTGCTTGGACAAAATAAATCGATTTCAGACTATGATTGTCTTGCTTTGCACCAGGCCAATCTCTTCATGTTACAGCAAATTGCCAAACGTGTAAAGGCAAGCCCTGAACAACTGCTTGTCAGCATCGATCGATATGGAAACACTAGCGGTGCCTCGATACCTTTATCGCTTGTCGATCGTTATGGTGCACAGGATCGCGGTGAGATTCAGGCGCTGATGAGCGGATTTGGCGTAGGGTTGTCATGGGGGGTAATGAGTGCAAGCTTACTAGCCGAAAATATACTGCCTATGATCTATACGGATGAATTTTATGACGACCCAGCCTTAAATGTACAGGAGTGA
- a CDS encoding SDR family NAD(P)-dependent oxidoreductase, with product MLLQGKICFITGAGKGIGRATLERFVEEGAQLIYANDSVEGCLDEYCAEHTQVVPLYFDVADVAQARKAFLKIKKEANRLDVLVNNAGMMKDALIGTISRSLMEQLFAVNVFGTMEMLQLASKLMITQKCGSIINLSSVVGITGNPGQLVYSATKGAIISLTKTAAKELAPKGIRVNAIAPGMIDTDMMRSIGEKHLQVHLDHIPFGRLGQPREIADACVFLASGMSSYITGHILSVDASVLV from the coding sequence ATGCTTTTACAAGGTAAAATTTGTTTTATTACCGGTGCCGGAAAGGGAATCGGACGCGCTACACTTGAACGCTTTGTAGAAGAAGGCGCGCAACTTATTTACGCTAATGATAGCGTAGAAGGATGTCTCGATGAATATTGTGCCGAGCATACTCAGGTCGTGCCGCTTTATTTCGATGTTGCTGATGTGGCACAGGCAAGAAAAGCCTTTTTGAAGATCAAGAAGGAAGCGAATCGATTGGATGTTTTGGTCAATAATGCGGGTATGATGAAAGATGCGCTCATCGGAACGATCAGTCGCTCGCTAATGGAACAACTGTTCGCTGTGAACGTCTTTGGAACGATGGAAATGTTGCAATTAGCCAGCAAGCTGATGATCACTCAAAAGTGTGGCAGCATTATCAATTTGTCATCAGTTGTAGGAATAACAGGGAACCCTGGTCAACTCGTTTATTCAGCTACGAAAGGTGCTATCATATCGCTGACCAAGACAGCTGCAAAGGAACTTGCACCAAAAGGCATTCGTGTAAACGCAATCGCGCCTGGCATGATTGACACCGATATGATGCGCTCGATCGGTGAGAAGCATCTTCAGGTACACCTCGACCATATCCCGTTTGGCAGGCTGGGTCAACCGAGAGAAATCGCTGATGCCTGTGTGTTTCTGGCCAGTGGTATGTCCAGTTACATCACCGGGCATATTTTATCTGTGGATGCTAGTGTTTTGGTATAG